A single genomic interval of Argopecten irradians isolate NY chromosome 8, Ai_NY, whole genome shotgun sequence harbors:
- the LOC138329532 gene encoding uncharacterized protein, whose protein sequence is MANTLQYERRTASLNQLRRGKAILIITVNGDFAVNDDRHIKVVTLRERLVELLIFQMNDNQPPTCNRRFRCAEATSHTFDVENYEIECTENAIKLTLTKENADDN, encoded by the exons CGAGTTTGAATCAACTGAGACGAGGAAAGGCAATACTCATTATAACCGTGAATGGAGATTTCGCAGTAAATGATGATCGACATATTAAGGTCGTCACGCTGAGAGAAAG ATTGGTTGAACTTCTCATTTTCCAAATGAATGACAATCAGCCACCAACATGTAACAGACGGTTCAGATGTGCCGAAGCCACGTCACACACTTTTGATgttgaaaattatgaaatagaa tGTACGGAAAATGCAATTAAACTCACTTTAACCAAGGAGAACGCAGATGACAACTAG
- the LOC138329755 gene encoding uncharacterized protein, translated as MKTGFKVGGKAGVKLGYPKIANISLGINSELSIGNDTDTCKTHTLTWNTENSVVVQPHTELTAEMKVEDREFTGTFHSNVAVSGVFEVEIKDRKNIDTIHCARGTIGEIINTWTKSPSGGKLENVKLIDNGAIAIWPVTGSYYYRCGVELTIETRTEPLTTGHTEYAKICD; from the coding sequence GAGTTAAGTTAGGCTATCCCAAAATTGCAAATATATCACTAGGCATTAACTCCGAGTTATCCATTGGTAACGATACTGACACGTGTAAAACACACACATTAACATGGAATACTGAAAATAGTGTGGTTGTTCAGCCACACACCGAGTTAACTGCAGAGATGAAAGTGGAGGATAGAGAGTTTACTGGCACGTTCCATTCAAACGTTGCCGTCAGTGGCGTGTTTGAAGTGGAAATCAAAGATCGTAAAAACATAGATACTATTCATTGTGCAAGGGGAACTATCGGCGAGATAATTAATACGTGGACGAAGTCTCCCTCAGGAGGGAAATTGGAAAATGTAAAGCTCATCGACAATGGGGCTATCGCGATCTGGCCTGTCACTGGTAGTTATTATTATCGGTGTGGTGTGGAGCTTACCATCGAAACTAGGACTGAACCGTTGACTACGGGACATACGGAGTATGCAAAAATTTGTGACTAA